A single Bacteroidales bacterium DNA region contains:
- a CDS encoding T9SS type A sorting domain-containing protein has protein sequence MKHIFIFILIINTSFLFSQNKNEKATITWTGNTDTYWDKTTNWSTNTLPLSTDNVIIPTTPTGGNFPLRTGVAEAVCNNLTIEAGAELTIRTTDGGMHIYGNLLIETPNNAGSAGSLIEYDNLRVDGTVTYKRYYNVNGKWQYICSPLNNSTGDLFTRNTQSGNFNPNFLRYNESYNCNPDPGGTYPEWSSTDLVYAWENHHNGESGAAENLAIGIGYATYNEGDITVEFSGNTHSVINNEDINIPVTLNVNDGNSGYYDGWNLVGNPYTSAINWDRGSAASKGDIQNTAYFWDSDTENYKYINGRDETGNHNEVSYVVNGAVNDKYIPAGQGFFVKATADGNYTLSRSARGHYINDLWKNKNSEKNKKTNISNEKPIQFIKLRIEDAAYSDETVIKFKEDATYGFDDDYDAYKLASSNENIPLIYSGSDDGNTIMSINSLPFPENDIYQIPLSLKTKEAKQYTIKLKESEYSDLDIFLKDNYENTLTDLKKQDQYSFYYEGGQDNNRFAIYYNAKSTDIDQDFTNDILIYPNPSKGIFFIETPEQANSIIAKDITGKEIYILKTSVRKIKLDLSEYAKGIYFITINYKSKLVTKKIIIQ, from the coding sequence GTGAAACACATTTTCATTTTTATATTAATAATAAACACAAGTTTTCTTTTTTCACAAAACAAAAACGAAAAAGCAACAATTACTTGGACGGGTAATACTGATACATATTGGGATAAAACAACAAATTGGTCAACAAATACACTGCCTTTATCAACCGATAATGTTATAATACCGACAACACCCACCGGAGGAAATTTTCCTTTAAGAACAGGAGTCGCAGAAGCAGTATGTAATAATTTAACAATAGAAGCAGGTGCCGAACTTACTATAAGAACAACAGACGGAGGCATGCATATTTACGGCAATTTACTTATTGAAACACCAAACAATGCCGGTTCGGCAGGTTCACTTATAGAATACGATAACCTAAGAGTTGACGGAACAGTTACATACAAAAGATATTATAACGTTAACGGCAAATGGCAATATATATGTTCACCTTTAAATAATTCAACCGGCGATTTATTTACAAGAAACACCCAAAGCGGAAATTTTAATCCTAATTTTTTAAGATATAATGAGTCATATAATTGTAATCCCGATCCCGGAGGCACATATCCCGAATGGTCATCAACCGATTTGGTTTATGCATGGGAAAATCATCATAACGGAGAATCGGGTGCAGCCGAAAATCTTGCCATAGGCATAGGTTATGCAACATATAACGAAGGAGATATTACTGTTGAATTTTCAGGAAATACACATTCAGTTATTAACAATGAAGATATAAATATTCCGGTTACTCTTAATGTAAATGACGGAAATTCCGGCTATTACGATGGTTGGAATCTGGTGGGTAATCCATACACATCAGCAATTAATTGGGACAGAGGCAGTGCTGCTTCAAAAGGAGATATTCAAAACACGGCATATTTTTGGGATTCTGATACCGAAAATTATAAATATATTAACGGCAGAGATGAAACCGGCAATCACAATGAAGTTTCTTATGTTGTAAACGGCGCAGTAAACGATAAATATATACCTGCCGGTCAAGGTTTTTTTGTAAAAGCAACTGCTGACGGAAATTACACATTATCAAGAAGTGCAAGAGGACATTATATCAATGATCTGTGGAAAAATAAAAATTCAGAAAAAAACAAAAAAACTAATATTTCAAACGAAAAGCCCATACAATTTATTAAATTAAGAATTGAAGATGCCGCTTATTCCGATGAAACCGTTATAAAATTCAAGGAAGATGCAACTTATGGATTTGATGATGATTATGATGCATACAAACTTGCAAGCTCAAATGAAAATATACCTTTAATATATTCCGGTTCAGATGACGGTAATACAATTATGTCAATAAACTCATTACCCTTTCCCGAAAACGATATTTATCAAATTCCTTTAAGCCTTAAAACAAAAGAAGCAAAGCAATATACCATTAAACTTAAAGAATCTGAATATTCCGATTTAGATATCTTTTTAAAAGATAATTATGAAAATACCCTTACCGATCTGAAAAAGCAAGATCAATATTCATTTTATTATGAAGGAGGACAGGATAACAACAGATTTGCAATATATTACAATGCAAAATCTACAGATATCGATCAAGATTTTACAAATGATATTTTAATATATCCGAATCCTTCAAAAGGTATATTTTTCATTGAAACACCGGAACAAGCAAATTCAATAATTGCCAAAGACATAACAGGAAAAGAAATTTATATATTAAAAACATCGGTAAGAAAAATAAAACTTGATCTTTCGGAATATGCAAAAGGAATATATTTTATAACAATAAATTATAAATCAAAATTAGTAACAAAAAAGATTATTATACAATAG